The Rhizoctonia solani chromosome 4, complete sequence genome contains a region encoding:
- a CDS encoding Retrotransposable element Tf2 protein, producing the protein MLLWVALHRDQFDEEEQMVVWILYHMTDKAADWALPLIGAIIKGEGNPPTTIPTLTAKFKEAFDDPNAKRAAARKIAALSQTTTTSEYVTEFRNLMAELDWNEEAYIAQFTRGLHWKVKELLSTKDSVPDELKAIFAASIKIDNIRRENEENRPKKAPAKSPVTATTSTPTTTTRVRLSEDPNYVTPEERDRRRASGLCVKCSQKGHGIKQCPNGWKATIKEVAKPPTPKKDFVDNLVEFVSVGLDSNKKPLLFIDLHVQNSQAEPIKTLIDSGATSNFISPIVVEKLKIPKTLLENPRVVRMLDGTISQTGCIWHQVQLAVSVNDHPHTIPFLVCPIGNTPAILSMTWLTTESPLIDWQQGLVTFPEQVQIASEEEANSDPLADLPTEYHKFARVFGKEEFKVLPPHREYDIAIDLLPNAKLSPGPIYGMTDAESKALKQHIDEELATGKIRPSTSLAGAPVMFVKKADGSLRLVVDYRKLNKVTHKNVYPLPRQDDLMAKLRHAKIFTKLDLRWGYNNVRIKEGDEWKTAFRTKYGLFEYLVMPFGLTNAPAAFQHFMNDLFRDLIDVTVVIYLDDILIFSEKTEDHPAHVREVLSRLMKNQLFCKLSKCHFHVTTVDYLGIVISPDGFSMDQKKIEAVTSWPTPRTVKQVQAFLGFETPWSWGNLEEVAFQELKGLVTKSPVLIHSNPSLPYYLDVMTHAFAGMSPDQATY; encoded by the exons ATGCTGCTATGGGTCGCGCTTCATCGGGATCagtttgatgaagaagaacagatggtcgtgtggatactataccacatgacagacaaggcagccGACTGGGCTCTTCCCCTCATTGGGGCAattatcaagggcgagggcaACCCCCCAACTACCATCCCAACCCtcacggccaaattcaaggaggcctttgACGACCCCAACGCCAAGCGGGCCGCTGCCAGAAAGATTGCGGCGCTCTCccagaccaccaccacctccgagtacgtcacggagttccgcaatctcatggcggaattagactggaacgaggaggCCTACATTGCGCAATTCACGCggggcctccactggaaagtcaaggaactgctgtcaaccaaggatagcgTTCCtgatgaactcaaggcaattTTCGCGGCCTCtattaaaattgacaacatccgccgcgaaaatgaggagaaccgccctaaAAAGGCACCAGCTAAATCCCCGGTCACTGCGACCACATCCACCCCCACCACCACAAcaagggtccgcctatctgaggaccctaactacgtcaccccggaggaaagggatcgccgccgcgcgtctggcctgtGTGTCAAGTGCAGCCAAAAGGGCCACggaatcaaacagtgccccaacggctggaaagccacaatcaaggaggttgccaag cccccgactccTAAAAAGGACTTTGTAGATAATCTTGTAGAATTTGTTTCTGTCGGtctggattcaaataaaaaaccactatTATTCATCGATCTACACGTCCAAAACTCCCAGGCAGAACccatcaaaaccctcatagACTCCGGCGCCACCTCTAATTTTATATCCCCCATTGTggtagaaaaactcaaaattccaaaaaccctactcgaaaatccacgagtagtgagaatgctagatggtaccatttcccagactggttgcatatggcaccaggtacaACTCGCGGTTTCGGTCAATGACCACCCCCACACCATTCCTTTCCTGGTATGCCCtataggcaacaccccggcaatccTCAGCATGACTTGGCTAACAACAGAATCTCCCCtaattgactggcaacagggctTAGTCACTTTCCCTgagcaagttcaaattgcatCTGAGGAAGAGGCCAATTCAGATCCCCTTGCAGACCTACCCACGGAGTACCACAAATTTGCCAgagtatttggcaaagaggaatttaaggtccttcccccccacagggaatatgacattgccaTTGACCTACTTCCCAACGCCAAACTCTCACCTGGACCTATTTACGGCATGACCGATGCAGAATCAAAGGcgctgaaacaacacattgacgaggaattggcaacaggcaaaatccgccccagtacaTCCTTGGCAGGCGCTCCggttatgtttgtaaaaaaggcagatggatcccTCAGATTGGTTGTCGATTACAGAAAGTTGAACAAGGTTACCCACAAAAACGTCTATCCCCTACCAAGacaggatgacctcatggcaaaaCTCAGACACGCTAAGATCTTTACCAAGTTGGACTTAcgttggggttacaacaatgtacgcatcaaggaaggagatgagtggaagacggcctttagaaccaaatacggcctctttgaatatctagtcatgccatttggcctcaccaatgcccctgcagcgttccaacatttcatgaacgatctattcagggacctgatTGACGTAACCGTGGTAATTTACCTAGAcgacatcctcatcttctcgGAGAAAACCGAAGACCATCCGGCCCATGTCAGAGAGGTACTATCCCGTCTCATgaagaaccaactgttctgcaagttgtccaaatgccacttccacgtgaccaccgtagattaccttggtatcGTTATCTCCCCGGATGGATTCTCgatggaccaaaagaagatcgAAGCCGTTACCTCCTGGCCCACGCCCAGAACGgttaaacaggtccaggccttcctaggattt gaaaccccttggtcatgg